From the genome of Vibrio navarrensis, one region includes:
- a CDS encoding glycine C-acetyltransferase, with protein sequence MSSAFYQQIRNQLEEVKAEGLYKSERIITSDQQAAVKIASGEEVLNFCANNYLGLANHPALIEAAKEGMDSHGFGMASVRFICGTQDIHKQLEQKLSQFLGKEDTILYTSCFDANAGLFETLLDKEDAIISDALNHASIIDGVRLCKAMRFRYSNNNMQELEEQLIAAKAAGARNILVVTDGVFSMDGVVANLPAICDLAEKYGALTMVDDSHAVGFMGPTGAGTHEYHNVVDRIDIITGTLGKAMGGASGGYTAGKKEVIDWLRQRSRPYLFSNSVAPAIVAASIRVLDLLQESGDLRARLWENAAHFRTRMTEAGFTMAGADHAIIPIMLGDAKVAAEFAERALAKGIYVIGFSFPVVPKGQARIRTQMSAAHSREQLDKAIDAFIEVGKEMGII encoded by the coding sequence GGTGAAAATCGCCAGCGGCGAAGAAGTGCTGAACTTCTGCGCCAACAACTATCTCGGCCTAGCCAATCACCCGGCGCTGATTGAAGCGGCCAAAGAGGGTATGGACAGCCACGGTTTTGGTATGGCGTCGGTACGCTTTATCTGTGGTACGCAAGACATTCACAAACAGCTTGAGCAGAAGCTTTCGCAATTCCTGGGTAAAGAAGACACCATTCTTTACACCTCCTGCTTTGATGCCAACGCTGGCCTGTTTGAAACCCTGCTGGATAAAGAAGACGCCATCATCTCTGATGCGCTGAACCACGCGTCGATCATCGACGGCGTGCGTCTGTGTAAAGCCATGCGTTTTCGCTACAGCAACAACAACATGCAAGAGCTGGAAGAGCAGTTGATCGCGGCAAAAGCAGCGGGCGCGCGCAACATTCTGGTCGTGACCGATGGCGTGTTCTCAATGGACGGTGTGGTTGCCAACCTACCAGCCATTTGTGACCTAGCGGAAAAATATGGCGCATTGACCATGGTCGATGACTCGCACGCAGTCGGCTTTATGGGCCCAACAGGTGCAGGCACGCACGAATATCACAACGTGGTGGATCGCATCGACATCATCACAGGTACGCTTGGCAAAGCGATGGGCGGCGCATCGGGCGGTTACACAGCGGGTAAAAAAGAGGTGATCGATTGGTTGCGTCAGCGCTCTCGTCCGTACCTATTTTCTAACTCGGTAGCACCGGCGATCGTTGCTGCCTCCATTCGCGTGTTGGATCTACTGCAAGAGAGCGGCGATCTGCGCGCTCGCCTGTGGGAAAACGCGGCGCACTTTCGCACTCGCATGACTGAGGCTGGCTTCACAATGGCCGGTGCCGATCACGCCATCATCCCCATCATGCTAGGTGATGCCAAAGTGGCGGCGGAGTTTGCAGAGCGCGCACTAGCCAAAGGCATCTACGTGATCGGTTTTTCATTCCCAGTGGTACCCAAAGGCCAAGCGCGTATCCGCACCCAGATGTCGGCCGCACACTCTCGCGAGCAGCTTGATAAAGCCATTGATGCGTTTATCGAAGTCGGCAAAGAGATGGGTATTATCTAA